Within Theileria orientalis strain Shintoku DNA, chromosome 4, complete genome, the genomic segment TAGAACGAGGAATTCACTGCTTACGGCACACGGAGAAGGATTTGAAAAGATATTACAAAAGGCAGACGTACCAGAAGGGTCTAAAAAGCTGTTGAAGCCACATGGGCCGACAGTCACAGGATTGATGACAAAATCACGTATGCACataaatagatatataCTAAGAATATTATGGAGATTGGAagttatatttatagtatactagtaaaattaatttatgataATACTATTGGtgataatagtaataattaTGATActaataatgataatgatATTCAGAAAAACTAAAAGTAATTGACGAAATTTGCTAtaaatatcgcaaaagACCAATTATTATTGTGCCAAGCGGCACAGTGTCGATAATATCGAGGCAGAATATAAAGCAGATGTTGCAAGATCACCAATTTATAGACGCAAATGAGTCAATTAGAACATGTATGAACTattgataattaaatagTTGGCTGTTTAAGTAGTAGAGGTGTTAGTGTATGTCGCTAATGTAATGAGTAGATGGAAGTATTGTGTCAAACCTGCCCATGAATGGAGTAGAAATAGTACACACAATAGGAAAAAAACCAATTAAATTCCGCGTAATAGAGAATTCATATATATCACGTTTTACACAAAGTGATTGGATATCAGTAGTCTGCGTAGTATTGAACGTTAAGGGGGAAAAGTGGCAATTTAACGGATACCCGTTCGAGTCGTTTATAGATTTGTTCCTAACACTCAAGTAAGGAAGAAGGCCAGTTAGATAGTAAATAGCATTAACAGTATGAGTATTATAAGATATGGcctatatacataaaatatgtgaataattaatgttaaatgATTGTCTTGATGTTAATTGATGTCGACTAATGTTAATTGTACTTTTTAGGGGTGTCCTATTCGTACACGATGGCGACATCGTGCCGAGTGAGATGGGAAGCTGGGACATAAAGGTAACTCACACTAACTAAGATTAGTAAGAGGCACTGAACATGGATGATTTAGGTGTTGAGGATAAGTAGATCGCATAGACACAACGACGCGTCAATAGCGAAGGAGTTTTGGCAATACATAGAAAACTTCCTACTGCAGCCGAGGCAGAGAAAGATTAGTCAGACGAAAAAACTAACACAATAACATGAGTGTTACCGAATGACAGTGTATCTGAGTGAAGCTTTTGTTCCGTTTGGGAGATGAATAGTGAGAAGGCGTCACGACCATTAATCctctaatgtgtaaataccCTCTaaaagtatatatgtatgtaatTGGGTTTAttagaaattaaaatgaattgaAAAAGGTTTAAATTggtaataattttaaataaggTGGCCTAATAACTAGTAAAAAGAATGTTGTGTTACACAATAAACAGAAGAATGATATTCAGCgtatttaatgtttaacttataaaattttagtgATTCAATCGTGGAGTTTgcaaatataatttttaattagtATGTCGAGTCCATTGGACTACTTGAACGTACTTAACTTTAATACAAAGCGCTTCCAAAAATTCTCACAGGTTGGTAGTATTTGAGTGTCAGATACGTATGAGAAGGCACAGTCTgctttatttaaaagtaaattttaatttactgCGTATAGATCGTCGAACAGTTCCCTGCAACCGATACACCTGATGTCAAGGTCTGTGTTTGCCGTTGTTGGCAAAGTAAAAAGTTCCCCTACTGCGACGGAACACATAAAGTAACGTGAATAGGcaattatatgtgtatttaaaatagcTCTATATTGCTAATTTCACTCAGATCTTAATGGAGAATGGAGATAATGTGGGCCCTTATGTggccattttaaaatcgcCAAAAACAGCAAAGAACAACgtaataagaataaagCAGCTGAATCCTAACACTAATAAGAATTTTGTTCAAGCCCCTGCTAAGTCTTCCAAGGTGATTGTGTTAGGTTAGtgaacaaaataaattactcatacacatttttgtAGGCACTCTAGCTCTGGCACCAGTGATATACTTTATTCACAATAAACTAGAAAATAGACTAAATGATATCAAATCGACTCTAAATAAGTCCATTTTTAAGgacaaacaaataatatgatGAATATATGTTACGTGTAACACACCTAACATAGGTTTCGTATAAGTGCTTTGCAATTTAAGTAAACTTTCTTTCTGGAGATAAAACAGTCATAAGTGTGTCTGGAAAACCTAAATCCTATACtctaaaaattgaatacAAAACAAAATTAGAAACAAAGATATgctaatgtgtaagtgaaAATGAGTATCACATTACAAAATTGTGATTATCACAACAAGTTAGCGTTTATTAACGTAGATTGTAATGGAACAGTGCGAATTAAACcatataataacaacaatttaTCAACTTCTTATACGAGGGCAAGACGTGATGCCAATTTAGCATGGAGCAAATGAGTGAAGAGATGGGCAGTCAAACCCTTTTTGACGAGCTCTCCGAAAACCTTGGCATGGGCTAAGTCGACATGGGTATGTACAAAGTCTGCCAATGCGAGAGCGCCATCAAGGACAGCAGGTTTAGTATGGTGGTCCTTGTGAAAGGCATAATGCTTGTGGAAAAGGTATCCGTCACTAAACACGCCTAGGACTACTGCGTGCCATTTCTTGCAGTCAGATACACCCAATAATTCAACGAGCTTTTCGCCAGCTTCAACGTGAACAAATTGGTGATGCTTAACGGCGCCACCGGCGTGATGGCAGCCAACGCCCTCATCAAAATGGCCAAGATGGTCAGCCTTTGGGACCAAATGTGCGAATCTGAGTGTTGCGGCGTTTGCGCCAGTTCCATCAGTATGTCCAACATGATGGAACACTGCGAGTTTGGCATGAGTATCTGTTTCTGTTAAGTCAGCAACAAGTGCGTATACGGATGCAACCGCAAATATAACAGCGAATAGTGTCTTCATTTTAGATTAAATAtgaacaaatttatttataatgaGTTAAATACTATGTGATAATAATGTGGAAGGGACTAAGAAGTAATAAAGCTGTGGGGTGATATTAGTATTGGACCCCATGGCAAGTAATATGCCCTAATTGGCAAATATTAGACACTGATGGTGGCctacattttatattatagaAGATtactaaattataattaaaatgtgtcGTTTTGggaatataaaattactCAAAACACcctttttttcaatatttatttgacgCTTGACGGCGACTTGTCTAACTAATCATTTTATGatctattaaataatttaaattatataacctaattatttatattatggTTAAAAACAACGATTGAgattttttacaaaatactCGTTTTgtaacaaaataattttacacaccCGCCATTTATTAAGACATTTGAAATAGTTGATTTTTaacctacacattttcgTATATGATTGCCactattattttgtattttttattaaattgtaTTGATATTTTCCACCTAATTTTGTGACTTATTGACCAATGTTTAAATGGTGGGAGTGTGTACTAAAACTAGATGTcgaattttatttttgttttgtaAATTCGGTCTTTATCAGACATTTGCCATATATGTAGATTttctataaaaaattgtatagacataaatatattgaaattttaataattataaataatgatgTATACTTATGTCATACGATCTttcatattaatttttacagcACATCAATCcactttttttaatatctaTGCCATTTTTTCTGGTGAATTTTTGGTCGTAGTCAACTTCATCAACCGGGTGATGATTATTGTTGGTATCATTCTCAATAATGTTGACAACGTGTTGATTAAACTGTCTAGCTCTATTTAAATCACTCTTTAACCTGTTGTAATCGTTTATCATATCGTTTATTGATGACTCCAAATTTCCAACATCGTCAAaattactactaatactagtATTAATACCAAAACTATTGGAACTATTTCGTATACTGGGTTCTGCCGATAAACTAGATTCTACAGAATTAGATGATCTTTCAATAGTATGatctttttcatttttaattttaaaatgttcagTGTCCTTATCAATGTTATTTGGttttttaatcaaataatgttttattagTGATAAATTGGTATAATCATTGTATTCACTAACTGGATTGTATATTGAAGTGTTTAAACTAGAAGTGTAATCTATGTTGTGTTTTCTAAAAAGTGTGTCccttaaatttatgaaaaatcCTCTATTATGAGGATTAAAGTTCTGGAAAACACCTTTGAGCTGTTCATTAGTGGTTTGATTTGTTGCAATTAAGTAGAGGTGATAAACTAATAAGCCAATAACAAACCATCCAGATGATACAATGatcaaaaataatatcgAAATAAACACTATATTGGTGATGAAACTTTTGTTAACACCAATATTAGAAAACTTGGTGATAAATGAGAATGGAGGAGtctttatatatattaacctTATAATCGTTAATATCAGTATTGCGATTAATAATAAGAATGTAGAAACAATAAATGCGATAAAAAATCTATAGTTGTTGTAACCGATACAATTATCCAGCCACTTACAATGGTGATCAAACCTATGAACACACACATTGCAAATTCGACAATGTACAGCCCTAGGACTtctaaatatattacaagtCGTgcaaaatttaattttcagTAATTTCCCCCGTATATTCATGTGCAGATCCCTAGAAATGACGCCTGCTTCATAGTTATTTCCAAGAATATCCTTAAAATTGTAAGAAGTGTTCGGGTAGCTAGAGTGGCCTTTAAACAAATCATACTGTAAGTGTGCACTTTTCTGACTTGGAATGACTCCGGGATTACTGAAACATGAGAGTAAAAATGATGTAATAGAAgtcaaaaacaaaattgaaCTCAAAATTGGCACAGTCCATCCAGTGGTGTCAACATACCAACCAAGCACAGTGGTACAAAAAATGACAAATGGGCAAATTATCAAAAAAAGAGTACCTATACGAACAGCTgcagatttaatttttgatatCAAAtccttgtttttaatttttaaatcaaattcatttttactcttaGTGCTACTATCATTACCAATACAACAAACATAAGTTTTACTGTAAAGATTTATACATTTCataattgtatttattaattctCATTACAGTCAATAGAagttgtatttatattgatattaaaaCCTATTTTGGTCATCAattctaatttatatttcgCCAGTAGCAATGTCAAGGTTGGTAAAATTGTCAATaacatttacaaaattaaacaagcaatggtatttataaaaaattatcattatttttaataatgtgtCAATAATAGcatcaaatattataatcaGATTACgattataaatgtatttttaggGCTTGAGAAAAAAGagaaaaaaatcaaattatcAAACCGACTAAATAGTTACTCAACTTTGTTAatgtaatttatgtttgttttattttatgctATTAATTTAGTTGTTTGGTAAATGCTGAACTCGAATAAAAAGGAGATAAGTCTACTGTACTTGTTAGTGTACTCATTTTAGGAATCTAACGAATAAAGTCGGCAAATTATTATGGAATCTAACTCCcagattaaaaattaaataaatatttaaatgtgtaaatgtatGATATtgatacaataaaatatacgtGAGTAGAGCCAATGagaaattaaatgtgtaaatgaagataaaggatatgtgtaataaatattaacaaattatatgtataatttataaaaatgggATGTTAATAGTTGTGAaagtaatttattattttataatgattaaaaaataaaaaaaactTTGTGGTgtacaataacaatttgatattatctttattgataaataattgtataaattgTATCATTTCcttaaataattgtttgtaattattgtatttaaaaaactgtTAAGTGATCGTAACTTAGTTAACATATACATGAACGGATCATTATCGCttcttaaaataaatcattcGTCACCTAAAGTCTCACATTTTgaagtttaaataaacaaaatacaTGGGTAAATTTACTGGTGTTAATAGTAAGGCTGTTGAAGCCTTGGAGAGGCGTAAGCAACAAAAAGAAATtgagaatttaaaaagagaGGAGGAGAGACTAAATAAGCTTTGGCAAGACGacgataaaataaataaagcCAAAGAGGAACGTAGAGTATGTTTTAGTTAATAACTATTGTAatattaagtaaatataaagcagtatttgtatttatggAGTTTGTCaatttattcataaatttGTAGCTGGAACAACAGCGTAAACAACAAGAAAAACTTGAAAAGAAGGCCGAACTGCGTAAATTAGCAGAAAGGGAGGAATCTGAGCTGGTATCGAACAAAAAGCCCGGAAAGGTTAGTACAATTGTTACTGGGACTTAGTGCccataaaataatagttcATATTAGTTAAAAGTAGAAATAATCGATTATACTGATGGagtttattgataattGCTACAGAAACCAGTTGTGCCTAAAGTAACCAGAGCagaatgtttaaaaaatcaactCTTACAATCACAAAAGGAATCAGTAAAACAAGATGTAGGAGATAACAATCAatattagataaatatatacagtataaataaatggaaaTAACAACTATTTATAGGATTACGTTAATTTGAACGAAGATGAGTTGGTTAATAAGAATCATGAATTGATAAATGAACAAATAAGCAACGGAAACATAGATATAATAACAGGTACGTAAATggatattgatatttaattaCTAGTGCTCGTAGTTAGTGATgatattaaatgttaatttagcCTCTGGAATCGATGATGTGTTAAGCTCATTGGTAATTGAAGGAGACcataaatcaataaaaacgGTATGAAAATACTTAGATGTATCGATGTTGATAGTCGTTATATACTATTAGTAGTATTGGTTAGTGTATGAtgacaaataataaaacatttttattgtttctaCAGACATACATGGAGTTCCAAGAGAGGAAAATGGCAGAGCTTAAGGAGGAGTATCCCAATTTGAAGTTATCGCAATACAAAGATATGGTCTACAAACAGGTAGGGATCGTAGTTTTGTACCGACTTACATTTGATGTGATAATTAGTATAATTATTGCGGACATTGATGCAACTAAGATTAATGTTGTGGTTTTTAGTGGAAGAAGTCGCCCGAGAATCCATTTAATACTggataatattaaatttgtaaaaaaaatgataaattttgttaattttgtcATATTATATGCTTATACAGATATGTATGtgataatgtgtaaataaatggaCGATTCCATAAGAATAAGGTAATGATGGTGGTGCCACAGTGAGTGTGTGTGATcagtatataaatttaatgatCATTAGAGcaaataaatgtaataaaataaaaacaagggAAAGCTTAATACTCCCAAGACTAATAAAGGTATTGGAAGATGTAAACGTAACAGTACAATTGGTAAATGGAACGAAAGTAACAGGGACAGTGGAATCCTACgggaaaaaaataataacagtCTCTTTGAAAACGGCGTTGGCGGAACTTAGCTTGTCgaatgaaatatataaggacctggacgagtATGTGTCAGAAGATGAGCAGTTGAAGCAAGTAAGGGACTACTGTAATAGTGCCCCCGGCAATGGCTGTAACATAAATGGGAGCTTCGGCAGGAACGACAGTAATTATAGGATTGTGGGAGATTCGAAATCGTTTGTATTGTTAAAGGAGGCAAAAGTGGAATGTAATTGTAAAGTATTCGAGGTGTGGAGAGTAAGCATTCCGGAAGCACACATCGCAACGCTAACAGTCAATGCAACAAACACAGCTGCCCACAGTTTGAAAAATAAGTCAAGCATTTGTAGAAACGGTGTTAGGAGGATTGACGTAAAGAAAATGATAGTGAATTGGCACAAAAACGAGATGAAAAACGAGGCATTCGTTAGATGCAACAGAATAGGAACAAATAACACAAAAACATGATATAGAGTAAAACGAAGAATACAGCCTAGTTAAGAATAATAGGGAGTTTACGAATACACATTAGAACATAGGTAGATAGACATAAAAACATAagtgtaatatatgtgaAACGAGTAAAAGATTGacgttaaaataaaagagtgAATTTTGATAAAAGGAAAGTTGAAAATGTTCAACTTATTGTTGAATGTACGACTTCTTGTAGTTCTCTAGCTCCTGGAGAATTTTATTGACAAAGTCAGATTCCGCATCCTCATCGTCCCATCCTggaaaaaaaagtaaacgtGACAGTGTCGAAAAGTATAAGTGTAATTTGACTCTAAAGAGTGTACTGTAgcttaaattaaataaatgagtaGCTGCCTACCGTCCTTTTCCCAGTCTTCGTTCCAATCTGCAATTTCAGGATCTTCGACGTTAACGATGCTCTCTAAAGTCAATGTAAGGGGCTAATAAAGCTGaaaaaactaataaatatttatgctGTGAGTATCTGAGAAAATTGGTACCTATTTCGTCAAACTCCTCCAATTCGTCGTCAGGCTCGTCGAACAGCTGAAAGTGTGACGGAAAGTTTGAGGCATCACCGTTCTCTCCCTCCTTGGTGGCTTCTGTTGCAGGCTGATCCATGATACGTACGCTagagtaaaaatgaaggggcaagtaaataatttaaagtgATCTGAGTTTCGAACGTGGGCCGCATCACCACTCTACACATAGTAGCAGAAAAGTCACACAAACAAGTATATTGGAAATGGCAAAAACTAACTACTGTCAACCGCAACGTCAACTCACTTCACAGAGCTCACGTGCAACGTACTGAATACTAACGAAACCACTAAACGGCATACGATACGATATTAGCTACTCCAGGTGCGACAGGAGGTACTTGGAGACGTGCTCCTCCTTAGACCTGAGCTGGAGCTTCAAAACACACATGTTCTCGTTGGGCTGCGCGAACGAGGCCTTCGCCAGCAGCCCGAAAGCGCCCAGAAAGCGCCCTGAGAGGTGACTCCAGCTGATCTTGTTCTGGAGGCCGCCGGTGCACTCCTTCATGCCGAAGAACTTCAGGATCTCGGCGGAGGCCTCCGCCAGCGACCTGAACTGCAGGTTGAAGGTGCCGGCGACCTCGTGGCGCTCCCACTCGGTCCAGAGCGCCACGTACTCGCGCGGCTGCAGCTCCCAGGCCGCCATGTAGCTCGAGAGCCCGAAGTTGAGGTTGTTGATCTTGAACGAGTCCTTGTACTTGTCGTTCGAGCAGTTCACCGTGAAGTTGAGCGTGACTCCGCAGGGGCCGAGCATGAGCGTGTTTTCCCAGTCGCTGGGCCCGCCCGCTCTGTTCCGCAGCACTGCGTACAGCTGCTGCGTGTCGTTCACGTCGACCTTCTTCGCTCCCGTCTGGTAGAGCAGGTCCCCCGCGTTGCTGCAGGCCTTCGTGTCCAGGCTGATAGACACGTCCTCCAGGAACTGGTTGTTGAGCGTGTTCTCGACTGCGAACTGCAGCACTGTGTAGTGCGCGTTGCAAAACACGTTCACTGCGACGTTGTaatcttcctcctcctccgtgAGGCTCACCGTCAACGTCGGCTCCACTTTCCCTTCCAGCTTCTCCGCCACGTCTTCTGGCAGAGCTCGTGCGGTTTCCAGTGCCGGACCCGTTGCGACTATGGTTGCTTCGGCTCCACTCGCCGTGTCGACGCTGATTGACCTTTCTTCTGGTGGCCTGCTCAGGTCGtactcctccaggtccactCCGTTATCCACTGTGTCCTGCAGCTTTC encodes:
- a CDS encoding uncharacterized protein (zinc finger, DHHC-type domain containing protein), which translates into the protein MKCINLYSKTYVCCIGNDSSTKSKNEFDLKIKNKDLISKIKSAAVRIGTLFLIICPFVIFCTTVLGWYVDTTGWTVPILSSILFLTSITSFLLSCFSNPGVIPSQKSAHLQYDLFKGHSSYPNTSYNFKDILGNNYEAGVISRDLHMNIRGKLLKIKFCTTCNIFRSPRAVHCRICNVCVHRFDHHCKWLDNCIGYNNYRFFIAFIVSTFLLLIAILILTIIRLIYIKTPPFSFITKFSNIGVNKSFITNIVFISILFLIIVSSGWFVIGLLVYHLYLIATNQTTNEQLKGVFQNFNPHNRGFFINLRDTLFRKHNIDYTSSLNTSIYNPVSEYNDYTNLSLIKHYLIKKPNNIDKDTEHFKIKNEKDHTIERSSNSVESSLSAEPSIRNSSNSFGINTSISSNFDDVGNLESSINDMINDYNRLKSDLNRARQFNQHVVNIIENDTNNNHHPVDEVDYDQKFTRKNGIDIKKSGLMCCKN
- a CDS encoding uncharacterized protein (protein of unknown function DUF1014 family protein); translation: MGKFTGVNSKAVEALERRKQQKEIENLKREEERLNKLWQDDDKINKAKEERRLEQQRKQQEKLEKKAELRKLAEREESELVSNKKPGKKPVVPKVTRAECLKNQLLQSQKESVKQDDYVNLNEDELVNKNHELINEQISNGNIDIITASGIDDVLSSLVIEGDHKSIKTTYMEFQERKMAELKEEYPNLKLSQYKDMVYKQWKKSPENPFNTG
- a CDS encoding uncharacterized protein (Os07g0467200 protein), with translation MSSPLDYLNVLNFNTKRFQKFSQIVEQFPATDTPDVKVCVCRCWQSKKFPYCDGTHKILMENGDNVGPYVAILKSPKTAKNNVIRIKQLNPNTNKNFVQAPAKSSKVIVLGTLALAPVIYFIHNKLENRLNDIKSTLNKSIFKDKQII
- a CDS encoding uncharacterized protein (RNA polymerase II accessory factor, Cdc73 family protein): MDSNELSFEDSWDFKSDLAVVDSFWKNAQTTESVLLLKAIVLNNYKLQFVKNDANILVVRMPEFNMELNVFAPSGLTSRKGESYVIGDILLFTQIKREEYTYSSVTKRGFKYINVLERDRIKSIMEESKVSPELLDFKVQYTAIDGGEVKIPGKSLEGPSKLVSTKLSVKRILEKLYSDLATFQEKYESVNEAATNSENDERAVKKAKHDYINNVVFVTCIQERPVRTRNSLLTAHGEGFEKILQKADVPEGSKKLLKPHGPTVTGLMTKSQKLKVIDEICYKYRKRPIIIVPSGTVSIISRQNIKQMLQDHQFIDANESIRTLDGSIVSNLPMNGVEIVHTIGKKPIKFRVIENSYISRFTQSDWISVVCVVLNVKGEKWQFNGYPFESFIDLFLTLKGVLFVHDGDIVPSEMGSWDIKVLRISRSHRHNDASIAKEFWQYIENFLLQPRQRKISQTKKLTQ
- a CDS encoding uncharacterized protein (DSS1/SEM1 family protein); translated protein: MDQPATEATKEGENGDASNFPSHFQLFDEPDDELEEFDEIESIVNVEDPEIADWNEDWEKDGWDDEDAESDFVNKILQELENYKKSYIQQ